The following coding sequences lie in one Thermoanaerobaculia bacterium genomic window:
- a CDS encoding ABC transporter ATP-binding protein, with translation MLGLSTPDGKTVLEVRDLEVNYGAVKALRGVSLTLDRGEIVTLIGANGAGKSTTLRAIMGLVPAASGAVLYRGEPIGGKPTFRIVRDRMTLVPEGRAVFANLTVRENLELGAYSRRDDAVDGDLDRVFTVFPRLKERVRQRAGTLSGGEQQMLAIGRALMSRPDVLLLDEPSLGLAPLLVHTIFESIENINREGASVLLVEQNANAALKHSHRAYVLETGSVTLSGRSEQIATDPRVKEAYLGE, from the coding sequence ATGCTCGGCCTTTCGACACCGGACGGGAAGACCGTCCTCGAAGTCCGGGACCTCGAGGTGAACTACGGGGCGGTGAAGGCCCTCCGCGGCGTTTCGCTCACGCTCGACCGCGGCGAGATCGTCACGCTGATCGGCGCCAACGGCGCCGGAAAGTCGACGACGCTCCGGGCGATCATGGGGCTCGTGCCCGCCGCGTCCGGCGCCGTGCTCTACCGGGGCGAACCGATCGGCGGGAAGCCGACGTTTCGCATCGTTCGCGACCGGATGACTCTCGTTCCGGAAGGCCGGGCGGTCTTCGCGAATCTCACCGTCCGCGAAAACCTCGAGCTCGGCGCCTATTCCCGGCGCGACGACGCGGTCGACGGGGACCTCGATCGCGTCTTCACGGTCTTCCCGCGACTCAAGGAGCGGGTGCGGCAGCGCGCCGGGACGCTTTCCGGGGGGGAGCAGCAGATGCTCGCGATCGGGCGGGCCCTGATGTCGCGCCCGGACGTGCTCCTCCTCGACGAGCCGTCGCTCGGGCTCGCGCCCCTCCTGGTGCACACGATCTTCGAGTCGATCGAGAACATCAACCGGGAAGGGGCCTCGGTCCTCCTCGTCGAGCAGAACGCGAACGCGGCCTTGAAGCACAGCCACCGCGCCTACGTTCTGGAGACGGGTTCCGTCACGTTGTCGGGGCGGTCCGAG
- a CDS encoding ABC transporter ATP-binding protein, whose amino-acid sequence MALLDLRRVTMRFGGLTAVKDLDLVIEPLALYGLIGPNGAGKTTIFNMITGVYRPTSGEILFDGRRIQGEKPFRITEYGIARTFQNIRLFAELSVLDNVKVAFAGRQRATILSAVTRGPVHRSEESRIEREAIDLLRIFKLDGFAGEKARNLPYGSQRRLEIARAMATRPKILCLDEPAAGMNPHEARDLMALIRWIRDEFKMAILLVEHNMKVVMGVCEKVHVVDYGSTICLGTPAEVQKDPRTIEAYLGGA is encoded by the coding sequence GTGGCGCTCCTCGATCTCCGCCGGGTGACGATGCGTTTCGGCGGCCTGACCGCCGTCAAGGACCTCGACCTCGTGATCGAGCCGCTCGCGCTCTACGGGCTCATCGGGCCGAACGGCGCGGGGAAAACGACGATCTTCAACATGATCACCGGCGTCTACCGGCCGACCTCGGGCGAGATCCTCTTCGACGGGCGGCGGATCCAGGGGGAGAAGCCCTTCCGGATCACCGAGTACGGGATCGCCCGGACCTTCCAGAACATCCGCCTCTTCGCGGAGCTCTCGGTGCTCGACAACGTGAAGGTGGCCTTCGCGGGACGCCAGCGGGCGACGATCCTTTCGGCCGTGACCCGCGGTCCCGTGCATCGCAGCGAGGAATCGCGCATCGAACGGGAGGCGATCGACCTCCTGCGCATCTTCAAGCTCGACGGCTTCGCCGGGGAAAAGGCGCGGAATCTCCCCTACGGGAGTCAGCGCCGGCTCGAGATCGCGCGGGCGATGGCGACGCGGCCGAAGATCCTCTGCCTCGACGAGCCCGCCGCGGGAATGAACCCCCACGAGGCGCGGGACCTGATGGCGCTGATCCGGTGGATCCGCGACGAGTTCAAGATGGCGATCCTCCTCGTCGAGCACAACATGAAGGTCGTGATGGGCGTGTGCGAGAAGGTCCACGTCGTCGACTACGGCTCGACGATCTGCCTCGGGACGCCCGCGGAGGTCCAGAAGGATCCGCGCACGATCGAAGCGTACCTGGGGGGGGCGTGA